One segment of Cetobacterium sp. NK01 DNA contains the following:
- a CDS encoding TetR/AcrR family transcriptional regulator, producing MPKKAIFKREQIHEKAFEMFEKHGLDDITARNLAKALNCSPAPIYSCYSSMDELKTELIERAKKIFMEYVIRPETDMVFLNSGIGLCAFAREEKQLFKSIFLRDNSYGKLLKKFRDLMKIEMEKDERFDNLPIEFKHDLFLDCWLFGHGLATLIATDYFENPTNEFIKEKLLNSAAVMLYKKLDDFNLKNK from the coding sequence ATGCCCAAAAAAGCAATTTTTAAAAGAGAGCAAATCCATGAAAAGGCCTTTGAAATGTTTGAAAAACATGGTTTAGATGACATCACTGCAAGAAATCTGGCAAAAGCTTTAAATTGTTCTCCAGCTCCTATATATAGCTGTTATTCATCAATGGATGAACTTAAAACTGAACTTATAGAAAGAGCTAAAAAAATCTTTATGGAATATGTTATTAGACCTGAGACAGATATGGTCTTTCTAAATAGTGGTATCGGACTTTGCGCCTTTGCAAGGGAAGAGAAACAACTATTTAAATCAATTTTTCTTAGAGATAATTCATACGGTAAACTTTTAAAAAAGTTTAGAGACCTTATGAAAATAGAGATGGAAAAAGATGAGCGTTTTGATAACTTACCTATCGAATTCAAACATGATCTTTTCTTAGATTGTTGGTTATTTGGACATGGATTAGCTACTCTCATAGCAACAGATTACTTTGAAAATCCTACAAACGAGTTTATTAAAGAGAAGCTTTTAAACAGCGCCGCTGTTATGCTTTATAAAAAACTTGATGATTTCAATTTAAAAAACAAATAA
- a CDS encoding tRNA (cytidine(34)-2'-O)-methyltransferase, whose translation MNIVLMEPEIPYNTGNIGRSCVLTNTTLHLIKPLGFSLDEKQIKRSGLDYWELIDLKIWENYEELRAAYPESNFYFATTKTTQKYSDVKYGPNDFIVFGPESRGIPAEIREANVSTCITIPMIKMGRSLNLSNSAAIILYESLRQNNFNFEE comes from the coding sequence ATGAATATTGTATTAATGGAGCCCGAAATTCCATACAACACAGGAAATATAGGAAGAAGCTGTGTTCTTACAAACACTACATTACATCTAATTAAACCTTTAGGTTTTTCACTAGATGAAAAACAAATTAAAAGATCTGGACTTGATTATTGGGAATTAATTGACTTAAAAATATGGGAAAATTATGAAGAGTTAAGAGCCGCATATCCTGAATCTAATTTTTATTTTGCAACAACTAAAACAACCCAAAAATACTCAGATGTTAAATATGGTCCAAATGATTTTATAGTTTTTGGTCCTGAATCTAGAGGTATTCCTGCTGAAATCAGAGAAGCAAATGTTAGCACTTGTATAACTATACCAATGATAAAAATGGGAAGATCTCTTAATTTATCAAACTCAGCTGCAATAATTCTTTATGAATCTTTAAGACAAAACAATTTTAATTTTGAGGAATAA
- a CDS encoding dihydrofolate reductase: protein MLSLIVALDENGVIGNGNTMPWDIPEDLSLFKEITTGSIIIMGRKTFESIGRPLPNRINFVLTKDKNFFHKDVQVFNCPNNALNSAYSLQKNSNQKIFIIGGRTIYNYFLPFITEFHFSHIKGKYSGDIFFPKVNLSNFYIKDKKEFKEFTYVHYIKNTCNL, encoded by the coding sequence ATGCTGTCTCTTATTGTAGCATTAGATGAAAATGGAGTAATTGGGAATGGTAATACTATGCCTTGGGATATTCCTGAAGATTTATCTCTTTTTAAAGAGATTACTACAGGTAGTATTATTATTATGGGTAGAAAAACTTTCGAATCAATTGGAAGACCTTTACCTAATAGAATAAATTTTGTTTTAACAAAAGATAAAAATTTTTTTCACAAAGACGTGCAAGTTTTTAACTGTCCAAATAACGCTTTAAACTCAGCCTATTCTTTGCAAAAAAATTCTAATCAGAAAATTTTTATTATTGGAGGAAGAACAATTTATAATTATTTCTTACCTTTTATTACTGAGTTTCATTTTTCACATATTAAAGGTAAATACTCTGGTGATATTTTCTTCCCAAAAGTAAACTTATCTAATTTTTATATAAAAGACAAAAAAGAATTCAAAGAGTTTACCTATGTTCACTATATAAAAAACACTTGTAATTTGTAA
- the recJ gene encoding single-stranded-DNA-specific exonuclease RecJ, with product MRNTKWLLKSQEFKRKYEEIDRDIEQILYNRGIVSKEEIELFINGNLENLMNPSDLKDIDEGVERILKAKEKNEKIWIYGDYDVDGITSTSLCYLALKELGINVSYYIPLRDEGYGLNKEALTYIKNEGGNLIITVDCGISSISEVDHCNDLGMDMIITDHHEINNNLPEAYAVINPKRSDNKTSYKYLAGVGTAFMLMLALYKKVERKNDVYKYLDIVAIGTIADIVPLKGENRLLVKRGLELLKSSKWLGLNMLMKRLFENPLEKKFDTYDVGFIIAPIFNAAGRLEDAKMAVELLVSDSHVACDKLIYELINKNSERKEIQEEILKKAIEKIETDRLDESSVIVVAEKKFHHGVIGIVASKILDRYYKPTIIMEIKPLEGIATASCRSTEAFNMIEALNSMKELFVKYGGHAGAAGFSIPIENIEKFSEKINSYAVEVLNEEDTKKPIKIDCELSMMKISFDLMDKLSLLEPYGFGNSSPLFAIKNCKYKNFRAIGKDKNHLMMDLIKNGVEIKNCVWFNSEDMLETIVNNMEIDVAFKLKMETFKDKYQYKIFIEDIKPSKKALNEFKDIESVYDTKFPIKSIFYTRRDLENEKLNISFLGDDVSINIGKNSIGFLDNQTKVLLKRLHENYNYNFNVKIEKIERKEENYNVHVWIDKDETFKTLAYEPGKIFKDIKEFLIGKLEYNSLQKKVLKTIFKDKKDLVVNCELGRGVDTIIDTIRIYYELIGKKVCVVREGQRKKEGYDFYIYRGNEIFKENEYNLFITNNKISYENYEYIEDSYTKPENVEIIDVSELEYYEKIFNKKLPIKDKIKVIEDIKNNIKVFATEDIKIIL from the coding sequence ATGAGAAATACAAAATGGTTGTTAAAATCACAAGAGTTTAAAAGAAAATATGAAGAGATAGATAGAGATATAGAACAAATACTTTATAATAGAGGAATAGTTTCAAAAGAAGAGATAGAGTTATTTATAAATGGAAACTTAGAAAATCTTATGAATCCGAGTGATTTAAAGGATATAGATGAAGGGGTAGAAAGAATTCTAAAAGCTAAAGAAAAGAATGAAAAAATATGGATTTACGGAGATTATGATGTAGATGGAATAACATCGACATCGTTATGTTATTTAGCTTTGAAAGAATTGGGAATAAATGTAAGTTACTATATTCCATTAAGAGATGAAGGATATGGGTTAAATAAAGAAGCGTTGACATATATCAAAAATGAAGGTGGAAATTTAATTATAACAGTTGACTGTGGAATATCTTCTATTTCAGAAGTTGATCATTGTAATGACTTAGGAATGGATATGATAATTACAGATCACCATGAAATAAATAATAACTTACCGGAAGCCTATGCAGTTATTAATCCTAAAAGAAGTGATAATAAAACGTCTTATAAATATTTAGCAGGAGTTGGAACTGCATTTATGCTTATGCTAGCACTTTATAAAAAAGTAGAGAGAAAAAATGATGTATATAAATATTTGGATATTGTGGCAATTGGAACAATAGCTGATATAGTTCCATTAAAAGGAGAAAATAGACTTTTAGTAAAAAGAGGATTGGAACTTTTAAAAAGTAGCAAATGGTTAGGCTTAAATATGCTTATGAAAAGATTGTTTGAAAATCCATTAGAAAAGAAGTTTGATACTTATGATGTAGGATTTATAATAGCACCAATTTTTAATGCAGCAGGAAGATTAGAAGATGCGAAGATGGCTGTAGAACTTTTAGTTAGTGACTCACATGTTGCTTGTGATAAGTTAATTTATGAATTGATAAATAAAAATAGCGAACGAAAAGAGATCCAAGAAGAGATTTTAAAAAAAGCGATTGAAAAAATAGAGACAGATAGATTAGATGAATCTAGTGTTATCGTAGTTGCTGAAAAGAAATTTCACCATGGAGTTATAGGAATAGTTGCATCTAAAATTTTAGACCGATATTATAAGCCAACTATTATTATGGAAATAAAGCCTCTTGAAGGAATAGCTACTGCTTCATGTAGAAGTACAGAGGCGTTTAATATGATAGAAGCTTTAAATTCGATGAAAGAGTTATTTGTAAAATACGGTGGACATGCAGGAGCAGCAGGATTTTCTATTCCAATTGAAAATATAGAAAAATTTTCTGAAAAGATAAATAGTTATGCAGTTGAGGTATTGAATGAGGAAGACACTAAAAAGCCTATAAAAATTGACTGTGAACTTTCTATGATGAAAATATCATTTGATTTAATGGATAAATTGTCATTGCTAGAGCCTTATGGTTTCGGAAACTCTTCTCCGTTATTTGCAATAAAAAATTGTAAATATAAAAACTTCAGAGCTATTGGGAAAGATAAAAATCATTTAATGATGGATTTAATAAAAAATGGAGTAGAAATAAAAAATTGCGTTTGGTTTAATAGTGAGGATATGTTAGAAACTATTGTAAATAATATGGAGATAGATGTAGCTTTTAAACTTAAAATGGAGACTTTTAAAGATAAATATCAATATAAGATTTTTATAGAAGATATAAAGCCATCTAAAAAAGCGTTAAATGAATTTAAGGATATAGAAAGTGTATATGATACAAAGTTTCCTATAAAATCAATATTTTATACAAGAAGGGACTTAGAGAATGAAAAACTTAATATTAGTTTTTTAGGTGATGATGTTTCGATAAATATAGGGAAAAATAGTATTGGTTTTTTAGATAATCAAACTAAGGTCTTGTTGAAAAGGCTGCATGAAAATTATAATTATAATTTTAATGTCAAAATAGAAAAAATAGAAAGAAAAGAGGAAAATTATAATGTTCACGTGTGGATAGATAAAGATGAAACTTTCAAAACTCTAGCTTATGAACCTGGAAAGATATTTAAAGATATAAAGGAGTTTTTAATAGGCAAATTAGAGTATAATAGTTTACAAAAGAAAGTTTTGAAAACAATTTTTAAAGATAAGAAAGATTTAGTAGTAAATTGTGAATTAGGAAGAGGAGTAGATACGATTATAGATACAATTAGAATCTATTATGAATTGATTGGAAAAAAAGTTTGTGTAGTAAGGGAGGGGCAAAGAAAAAAGGAGGGTTATGATTTTTATATATATAGAGGAAATGAGATTTTTAAGGAAAATGAATATAATCTTTTTATAACTAATAATAAAATCTCTTATGAAAACTATGAATATATAGAAGATAGTTATACAAAACCTGAAAATGTTGAAATAATAGATGTTTCAGAATTGGAATATTATGAAAAAATATTTAATAAGAAGCTACCAATAAAAGATAAAATAAAAGTAATTGAGGATATAAAAAATAATATAAAAGTTTTTGCAACTGAAGATATAAAGATTATTTTGTAA
- a CDS encoding OmpP1/FadL family transporter: MNRFKLSLLALVATLSVSTMGASIDHIQNYSAEYGGNPAQQGAINMGSTVYFNPAGLMRLENGTYVVGGVQYAFGDQNMSSDGRDFSTNLSSPIPNFALYKKTDDGAYFWTMGGVAGGAELGYKDSIPLNVSGIDFNNFLSTAEIKGSNMYAQTTLGKAFNLTNKWSASFAVRGVYGKRTLKAKAHVDKDVTVNDLIGTNLPSFLNPSIFKEGDASIDSEREAFGFGGQFGLNYAPNDRLNIGFRYDTKVKLKFKTKSDINDNTYGTAVDFGSIKIPSIGISDALLGLYPVYKDGEKIRRDLPAIAALGASYKVTDQWTTFVGGNYYFNEAATMDRVGKTSVDYKNGWEISVGSEYWFTNQIAWLVGFNYADTGAPDKSFAATEYALNSTMLGTGVKYKPNETTEWTVAFNHYIYDTRTINDIKYEKEISSIGVNFVKKF; this comes from the coding sequence ATGAACAGATTTAAATTATCACTATTAGCTTTAGTAGCTACTTTAAGTGTTTCTACTATGGGAGCATCTATAGATCATATTCAAAACTATTCAGCTGAGTATGGTGGAAACCCAGCACAACAAGGTGCTATAAATATGGGGTCTACAGTTTATTTTAACCCAGCCGGTTTAATGAGATTAGAGAATGGAACTTATGTTGTTGGTGGAGTTCAATATGCTTTTGGAGATCAAAATATGAGTTCTGACGGTAGAGATTTTTCTACTAATCTTTCATCTCCAATTCCAAACTTTGCTCTTTACAAAAAAACAGATGACGGAGCATACTTTTGGACTATGGGAGGAGTTGCAGGAGGTGCTGAGTTAGGCTATAAAGATAGTATTCCTTTAAATGTTTCTGGTATAGATTTTAATAATTTTTTAAGTACAGCTGAAATAAAAGGATCTAATATGTATGCCCAAACAACTTTAGGAAAAGCTTTTAACTTAACTAATAAATGGTCAGCTTCTTTCGCAGTTAGAGGAGTATATGGAAAGAGAACTTTAAAGGCTAAAGCTCATGTTGATAAGGATGTTACAGTAAATGATCTTATCGGAACTAATCTTCCATCATTTTTAAATCCTTCTATCTTTAAAGAAGGAGATGCATCTATAGATTCTGAAAGAGAAGCTTTCGGATTCGGTGGACAATTTGGTTTAAATTATGCACCTAATGATAGATTAAACATTGGTTTTAGATACGATACTAAAGTTAAATTAAAGTTTAAAACTAAATCAGATATAAATGACAATACTTACGGAACAGCTGTAGATTTTGGTTCAATAAAAATTCCTAGCATTGGTATTTCTGACGCTCTTCTTGGATTATATCCAGTTTATAAAGATGGAGAAAAAATTAGAAGAGATCTACCAGCTATAGCTGCTTTAGGAGCTTCATATAAAGTTACAGATCAATGGACTACTTTTGTTGGTGGAAACTATTACTTTAACGAAGCTGCTACTATGGACAGAGTTGGAAAAACAAGTGTTGATTATAAAAACGGTTGGGAAATCTCTGTTGGATCAGAGTACTGGTTCACAAACCAAATCGCTTGGCTTGTTGGATTCAACTATGCTGATACTGGAGCACCAGATAAAAGTTTCGCTGCTACTGAGTATGCTTTAAATTCTACAATGTTAGGAACAGGAGTTAAATACAAACCAAATGAAACTACAGAGTGGACAGTTGCATTTAATCATTATATTTACGATACAAGAACAATTAACGATATAAAATATGAAAAAGAGATATCTAGTATAGGTGTCAATTTTGTAAAGAAGTTTTAA
- the adiA gene encoding arginine decarboxylase has product MIKVVFGDGSKIVLFKEGVKEGTEIGNRIEELIEEIKRRCMGVYTSESYEDLEDVVAYDKGIDCLLLSWPNDKEEKEALEVIKKLHESQEGVPVFLLTHKADALENLSREIYENVEEIIWILQEEIVFLGERIQRAVERYNDELLPPLTKAVFNYNKVAEYSWAAPGHQGGVGFTKTALGRRFFDFYDENLFRTDTGIERTAIGSLLDHTGAFLEGEKLAAKVFGADRSYNVLVGTSGSNRTIMQGVLTDEDIALVDRNCHKSIEQGLIITGAKPVYMKPTRNRYGIIGPILPVEMGREEVVRKIKESPLVPERMKSQNPIYSVVTNCTYDGVSYNAMKVEELFQPYVERIHFDEAWYGYAKFNEIYKNHYAMRGDAKDYKGNATIFATHSTHKLLNALSQASYVHMRKGKNPIIEERFNQAYMMHATTSPLYAIAVSNEVGAAMMQGKTGRYLTDEVLKEAIDFRKMVGKYYKEYGQEGEWFFKPWNAETVKDPKTGKVYNFEDAPTELLMREQSCWLMNPNDTWHGFHNLPEDWAMLDPIKVSILAPGMNENGELSEVGVPAQLISYYFSKYGVVPTRTTDFQIMFLFSMGISKGKWGTLLDLLVSFKREYDNNTPLKKIFPELVEGREERYGDLGMKDLGNEIFQYLKEHNLGKYLNEAYSNLPEQVMTPREAYNKIVKNEVELVSAQELEGRVAANAVIPYPPGIPMLMSGESFGKGDSAQISYLRALATWDKKFPGFEHETEGTSVIEGEYHVLCIKNK; this is encoded by the coding sequence ATGATAAAAGTTGTATTTGGTGATGGAAGTAAAATAGTTCTGTTTAAGGAGGGGGTTAAAGAAGGAACTGAGATAGGAAATAGAATAGAAGAACTTATAGAAGAGATAAAAAGAAGATGTATGGGAGTTTATACATCAGAATCGTATGAAGATTTAGAAGATGTAGTAGCATACGATAAAGGTATTGACTGTTTACTTTTATCATGGCCAAATGATAAAGAGGAAAAAGAAGCTCTTGAAGTTATAAAAAAACTACACGAGAGTCAAGAGGGAGTTCCAGTGTTTTTATTAACTCATAAAGCTGATGCTTTGGAGAATTTAAGTAGAGAAATCTATGAAAACGTAGAAGAGATTATTTGGATTTTACAAGAAGAAATAGTGTTTTTAGGAGAGAGAATTCAAAGAGCTGTAGAAAGATATAATGATGAGTTATTACCACCATTAACAAAAGCAGTTTTTAATTATAATAAAGTTGCTGAATACTCTTGGGCAGCTCCAGGGCATCAAGGTGGAGTTGGATTTACAAAAACAGCTTTAGGAAGAAGATTTTTCGATTTTTATGATGAGAATCTATTTAGAACAGATACAGGAATAGAAAGAACTGCCATAGGTTCATTACTAGATCATACAGGAGCGTTTTTAGAAGGAGAAAAATTAGCTGCTAAAGTATTTGGAGCAGATAGATCTTACAATGTTCTTGTTGGAACTTCAGGATCAAATAGAACTATAATGCAAGGTGTTCTAACAGATGAAGATATCGCTTTAGTAGATAGAAATTGTCATAAATCAATAGAACAAGGGCTTATAATAACTGGAGCAAAGCCAGTTTATATGAAGCCAACAAGAAATAGATACGGAATAATAGGACCTATTTTACCTGTTGAAATGGGAAGAGAAGAAGTTGTTAGAAAAATTAAAGAAAGTCCTTTAGTACCTGAAAGAATGAAATCACAAAATCCAATATATTCAGTTGTAACAAACTGTACGTATGATGGAGTTTCTTATAATGCAATGAAGGTTGAGGAATTGTTCCAGCCTTATGTAGAAAGAATACATTTTGATGAAGCTTGGTATGGTTATGCAAAATTTAATGAAATTTACAAAAATCATTACGCAATGAGAGGAGATGCTAAAGATTACAAAGGAAATGCTACAATATTTGCGACACATTCTACTCACAAATTATTAAATGCACTTTCTCAAGCTTCTTATGTACATATGAGAAAAGGTAAAAATCCTATAATAGAAGAGCGCTTTAATCAAGCTTATATGATGCATGCAACAACTTCTCCTCTTTATGCAATAGCAGTTTCAAATGAAGTTGGAGCAGCAATGATGCAAGGGAAAACAGGAAGATATTTAACTGATGAAGTCTTAAAAGAAGCTATCGATTTTAGAAAAATGGTAGGTAAATATTATAAGGAATATGGACAAGAAGGAGAATGGTTTTTTAAGCCTTGGAATGCTGAGACAGTTAAAGATCCAAAGACAGGAAAAGTTTATAACTTTGAAGATGCTCCAACAGAACTTCTGATGAGAGAACAATCTTGTTGGTTGATGAATCCTAATGATACATGGCATGGTTTCCATAATCTTCCAGAAGATTGGGCTATGCTAGACCCAATAAAAGTTAGTATTTTAGCACCTGGCATGAATGAGAATGGAGAACTTTCGGAAGTGGGAGTACCGGCACAACTTATTTCATATTATTTTTCTAAATACGGAGTAGTACCAACTAGAACAACAGATTTCCAAATAATGTTCTTGTTCTCAATGGGAATTAGTAAAGGGAAATGGGGAACATTATTAGATTTGCTAGTTTCTTTTAAAAGAGAATATGATAATAATACTCCATTGAAGAAAATATTCCCAGAACTAGTTGAAGGAAGAGAGGAAAGATATGGAGATTTAGGAATGAAAGATTTAGGAAATGAAATATTCCAATATTTAAAAGAGCATAATTTAGGTAAATATTTGAATGAGGCTTATTCAAATTTACCAGAGCAAGTTATGACACCAAGAGAGGCATATAATAAAATTGTAAAAAATGAGGTTGAACTTGTTTCTGCTCAAGAGTTAGAAGGAAGAGTAGCTGCAAATGCTGTTATCCCATATCCACCTGGGATTCCAATGTTAATGTCTGGAGAGAGTTTTGGAAAAGGTGATAGTGCTCAAATCTCATATCTAAGAGCCTTAGCAACTTGGGATAAGAAATTTCCAGGATTTGAACATGAAACAGAAGGGACATCAGTAATAGAAGGAGAGTACCATGTTCTTTGTATAAAAAATAAATAA
- a CDS encoding FtsW/RodA/SpoVE family cell cycle protein — MENTTGQFFQENLKNQQQKIKNRINKLRQRRFSLFFVIVILMVLSSINMVSAAFYMKPENIRKHFLYIIVFFVIYLFIGNAGKIKKLKLNYKVLSNRKVNGAIFLISIFILLGMYIGGKIGLPFIPKINGAYGWINLGPVSIQPAEILKCAFVINMANCLARAEDNDLSEGVTIINALIYLSVYGVLILAQKDMGTAIHYLAIWLFMIFMSKLKSKWILRVSCLGGILGVGGLAAVYKYATEEGASYKIMRIKSYIDGLFFGNYSDDYGYQVKQSVYAFGSGGLFGKGYANGVQKYSYLPEIHTDFIMATFGEEFGIVGMFVVVALFFALYHFIMVTGRECKNYFGKYLAIGMGAQIITQVIINIFVAIGLLPVFGLPMPFFSYGGSAMVTMGIALGLIHNMNVE, encoded by the coding sequence ATGGAAAATACAACTGGACAATTTTTTCAAGAAAACTTAAAAAATCAACAACAAAAAATTAAAAATAGAATAAATAAACTTAGACAAAGACGTTTTTCGTTATTTTTTGTAATAGTTATACTGATGGTTTTAAGTTCTATAAACATGGTAAGTGCAGCTTTTTATATGAAACCTGAAAATATAAGAAAACATTTTTTGTATATAATAGTATTTTTTGTTATATATCTTTTTATTGGAAATGCCGGAAAAATAAAGAAATTAAAATTAAATTATAAAGTTTTGAGTAATCGTAAAGTAAATGGAGCTATATTTTTAATTAGTATATTTATTCTTTTAGGAATGTATATAGGAGGAAAAATAGGATTACCATTTATTCCTAAAATAAATGGAGCTTATGGATGGATAAACTTAGGACCAGTTTCTATACAGCCTGCTGAGATATTAAAATGTGCTTTTGTCATAAATATGGCAAATTGTTTAGCAAGAGCAGAGGATAACGATTTAAGTGAAGGTGTAACCATTATTAATGCACTAATTTACTTATCAGTTTATGGTGTATTAATTTTAGCTCAAAAAGATATGGGAACAGCTATCCATTATTTAGCAATTTGGTTATTTATGATATTTATGAGTAAATTAAAAAGTAAATGGATATTAAGAGTTAGTTGTTTAGGAGGAATATTAGGAGTAGGCGGCCTAGCAGCAGTATATAAATATGCAACTGAAGAAGGAGCCTCATATAAAATAATGAGAATAAAAAGTTACATTGATGGTTTATTTTTTGGAAACTATTCAGATGATTATGGTTATCAAGTTAAGCAATCAGTTTATGCCTTTGGAAGTGGTGGTTTATTTGGAAAAGGATACGCTAACGGTGTTCAAAAATATAGTTATCTTCCAGAGATTCATACAGATTTTATAATGGCTACCTTTGGAGAGGAATTTGGAATTGTTGGAATGTTTGTCGTAGTGGCATTATTTTTTGCTCTTTATCATTTTATAATGGTTACTGGAAGAGAATGTAAAAATTATTTTGGAAAATATTTAGCAATTGGAATGGGAGCGCAAATAATAACTCAAGTAATTATAAATATATTTGTCGCTATAGGTTTGTTACCTGTTTTTGGTTTACCAATGCCATTTTTTAGTTATGGAGGAAGTGCAATGGTAACTATGGGTATTGCTTTGGGTTTAATTCATAATATGAATGTAGAATAA